One window of the Octopus sinensis linkage group LG3, ASM634580v1, whole genome shotgun sequence genome contains the following:
- the LOC115209847 gene encoding rhodopsin, GQ-coupled-like isoform X2, whose amino-acid sequence MKEHSNLSSNFTLVDKPNLFMHIADTLHIYALPVLIALGIPGNLLSFIVFTCSTVMNKLPSSTYMAALALSDSGFLSILLCIWLQKMNIHEYVTQLWCQFIVFGAYIFGFLSVWFTVLFTIERYKVVCYPLKATQICTKRRARLSTLIICVFPVFLYMPSFWTTIDYHGHCSYREELFVLLTVITYMDTALTFILPFLALLFMNLRIIWAIRAVKKRMNWLQESQPHEKTQSLLSKTQMKLTKSLDL is encoded by the coding sequence ATGAAAGAACATTcaaatttatcttcaaattttaCACTGGTTGATAAACCCAATTTATTCATGCATATTGCCGATACTTTACATATTTACGCGTTACCTGTTTTGATTGCTCTTGGAATACCGGGAAATTTACTGTCTTTTATTGTATTCACGTGCAGCACAGTAATGAATAAACTTCCATCAAGTACATACATGGCAGCACTCGCTTTATCGGACTCGGGTTTTCTTTCAATTCTCTTGTGCATCTGGCTTCAGAAAATGAACATACATGAATACGTTACACAATTGTGGTGTCAGTTTATTGTATTtggtgcgtatatatttggcttTTTGTCCGTGTGGTTTACTGTTCTATTCACAATAGAACGATACAAAGTCGTCTGCTATCCTTTGAAAGCAACTCAAATATGTACAAAGCGCAGAGCTCGTCTATCAACTCTCATAATATGTGTCTTTCCGGTGTTTCTTTATATGCCCAGCTTTTGGACGACTATTGATTATCACGGGCACTGTTCGTATCGCGAAGAACTGTTTGTTCTTCTTACTGTGATAACGTATATGGATACTGCACTTACATTTATTTTGCCTTTTCTAGCTCTTCTTTTCATGAACCTTCGAATAATTTGGGCTATCCGTGCTGTGAAAAAGCGTATGAACTGGTTACAAGAATCACAGCCGCATGAGAAAACACAAAGTTTGTTATCAAAGACACAAATGAAATTGACCAAATCACTG
- the LOC115209847 gene encoding growth hormone secretagogue receptor type 1-like isoform X1 yields MKEHSNLSSNFTLVDKPNLFMHIADTLHIYALPVLIALGIPGNLLSFIVFTCSTVMNKLPSSTYMAALALSDSGFLSILLCIWLQKMNIHEYVTQLWCQFIVFGAYIFGFLSVWFTVLFTIERYKVVCYPLKATQICTKRRARLSTLIICVFPVFLYMPSFWTTIDYHGHCSYREELFVLLTVITYMDTALTFILPFLALLFMNLRIIWAIRAVKKRMNWLQESQPHEKTQSLLSKTQMKLTKSLVIVSSVFLMMVLPSHITRFYSLIFTNFLSYDIISLQTAQHFLQIPYYLTFGINLILYTGTSYMFRRGFLEIYRNIKEKIQCIIPT; encoded by the coding sequence ATGAAAGAACATTcaaatttatcttcaaattttaCACTGGTTGATAAACCCAATTTATTCATGCATATTGCCGATACTTTACATATTTACGCGTTACCTGTTTTGATTGCTCTTGGAATACCGGGAAATTTACTGTCTTTTATTGTATTCACGTGCAGCACAGTAATGAATAAACTTCCATCAAGTACATACATGGCAGCACTCGCTTTATCGGACTCGGGTTTTCTTTCAATTCTCTTGTGCATCTGGCTTCAGAAAATGAACATACATGAATACGTTACACAATTGTGGTGTCAGTTTATTGTATTtggtgcgtatatatttggcttTTTGTCCGTGTGGTTTACTGTTCTATTCACAATAGAACGATACAAAGTCGTCTGCTATCCTTTGAAAGCAACTCAAATATGTACAAAGCGCAGAGCTCGTCTATCAACTCTCATAATATGTGTCTTTCCGGTGTTTCTTTATATGCCCAGCTTTTGGACGACTATTGATTATCACGGGCACTGTTCGTATCGCGAAGAACTGTTTGTTCTTCTTACTGTGATAACGTATATGGATACTGCACTTACATTTATTTTGCCTTTTCTAGCTCTTCTTTTCATGAACCTTCGAATAATTTGGGCTATCCGTGCTGTGAAAAAGCGTATGAACTGGTTACAAGAATCACAGCCGCATGAGAAAACACAAAGTTTGTTATCAAAGACACAAATGAAATTGACCAAATCACTGGTAATTGTTTCAAGTGTTTTTCTAATGATGGTTCTGCCTAGTCACATAACAAggttttactctttaatattcaCGAATTTCTTATCTTATGACATAATATCATTGCAGACAGCACAACATTTCTTACAAATTCCGTATTATTTAACATTTGGAATCAACTTAATTTTATATACCGGAACAAGTTACATGTTTCGTCGAGGTTTCCTGGAAATTTACCGAAATATTAAAGAGAAGATTCAATGTATAATACCAACATGA